A window of the Trueperaceae bacterium genome harbors these coding sequences:
- a CDS encoding DUF2207 domain-containing protein has protein sequence MSPLRSLRFLLPVCALLLVGAVSAQSYQWRDVVQKVNILPGGSVIVDDTRTLWTDDDFGEAFICVHLAPGQRLTLLEGSGALGPGPSATAFQQACDGGTEVVVKNSVRLSERRVRFVYRLDGALDLRSDVVQWYWQILEQDHPPVRGYSLTVTTPGPSAAPYDAYVHRFANPELPRVSLSDDRSRLDVAFDRVPSGDGVEIRYLMDPALFLDRGSRPGMESFLLAEAKDAGVQTMLQVRRSPWWAALPAALLGVTGLASLRDYRRVGREPRDESMKYPFEPPSDLPPAAVTSVLQQVANPAGLGPAFHATIMDLMRRGFGTFVTSAKKGEFAIELHDTDRSGLHQFESDVLGYLAKAARTGAPSRLSSAELKAYSQRYASAFMSSWGKGVRAWLEDRLGGSLLTADSVKVARKHGGRLLLVALASGAFAFVVTGPARGLVIALAGAALVAAIASKIALVAWRPEVAREVHGWQGFKRTLTDYTRMKDAPLDFFGLWDVYYCYAAALGVADQYLKTLKKAAPIAGADETAMMSRATWLSASSGGGFSNLGALSSSISTLSSALSSASASASSGGSSSGGGGGGGGGSSGGR, from the coding sequence ATGTCTCCCCTGCGGTCCCTCAGGTTCCTGCTGCCGGTCTGCGCGCTCCTGCTGGTCGGCGCCGTCTCCGCTCAGTCGTACCAGTGGCGCGACGTGGTGCAGAAGGTCAACATCCTCCCGGGCGGCAGCGTGATCGTCGACGACACGCGCACGCTCTGGACCGACGACGACTTCGGCGAGGCGTTCATCTGCGTGCATCTCGCCCCCGGGCAACGCCTGACGCTGCTCGAAGGGTCGGGAGCGCTCGGTCCCGGCCCTTCGGCCACCGCCTTCCAACAGGCGTGCGACGGCGGCACGGAGGTCGTCGTCAAGAACAGCGTGCGCCTGTCGGAGCGCCGGGTGCGGTTCGTGTACCGCCTCGACGGCGCCCTGGACCTCCGCAGCGATGTCGTGCAGTGGTACTGGCAGATCCTGGAGCAGGACCACCCGCCCGTCAGGGGCTACAGCCTGACCGTCACGACGCCCGGACCGAGCGCGGCGCCCTACGACGCCTACGTCCACCGCTTCGCGAACCCGGAACTGCCCAGGGTGTCGTTGAGCGACGACCGCAGCCGCCTCGACGTCGCCTTCGACCGCGTTCCCAGCGGCGACGGCGTCGAGATCCGCTACCTCATGGACCCGGCCCTGTTCCTCGACCGGGGCAGCAGGCCCGGCATGGAGTCGTTCCTCCTGGCGGAGGCGAAGGACGCCGGGGTGCAGACGATGCTTCAGGTGCGGCGCTCCCCCTGGTGGGCCGCCCTGCCGGCCGCCCTCCTCGGCGTCACCGGACTCGCGAGCCTGCGCGACTACCGCCGCGTCGGCCGCGAACCGCGCGACGAGTCCATGAAGTACCCGTTCGAGCCGCCCTCCGACCTGCCGCCGGCGGCGGTGACCTCCGTGCTGCAGCAGGTCGCCAACCCCGCCGGCCTGGGGCCGGCCTTCCACGCCACGATCATGGACCTCATGCGGCGCGGCTTCGGCACCTTCGTCACCTCCGCCAAGAAGGGCGAGTTCGCCATCGAGCTCCACGATACCGACCGCAGCGGGCTCCACCAGTTCGAGAGCGACGTGCTCGGCTACCTCGCGAAGGCGGCGCGGACCGGCGCCCCCTCGCGGCTGTCCAGCGCCGAGCTGAAGGCCTACTCGCAGAGGTACGCGAGCGCCTTCATGTCGTCGTGGGGCAAGGGGGTCCGCGCCTGGCTGGAGGACAGGCTCGGGGGCTCCCTGCTGACCGCCGACAGCGTCAAGGTGGCGCGGAAGCACGGCGGACGCCTCCTGCTCGTCGCGCTGGCGTCCGGCGCGTTCGCCTTCGTCGTCACCGGTCCCGCTAGGGGTCTCGTCATCGCCCTCGCCGGCGCCGCGCTCGTCGCCGCCATCGCCTCGAAGATCGCGCTCGTCGCCTGGCGGCCCGAGGTCGCCCGCGAGGTTCACGGCTGGCAGGGGTTCAAGCGCACCCTCACCGACTACACGCGCATGAAGGATGCTCCCCTCGACTTCTTCGGTCTCTGGGACGTGTACTACTGCTACGCCGCCGCCCTCGGGGTGGCAGACCAGTACCTCAAGACGCTGAAGAAGGCCGCGCCCATCGCCGGCGCCGACGAGACGGCGATGATGAGCCGCGCCACGTGGTTGAGCGCGAGCAGCGGCGGCGGCTTCTCGAACCTGGGGGCCCTCAGCAGCTCCATCAGCACCCTGTCGAGCGCCCTCTCCTCCGCCTCCGCCTCCGCGTCCTCCGGCGGCTCCTCGAGCGGAGGCGGAGGCGGAGGCGGCGGGGGCTCGTCGGGCGGGCGCTGA
- a CDS encoding DUF4115 domain-containing protein gives MSPDDTARRLPANGPHETLHPPARAGGQDELGTLFRQARQAQGLELKDVAELTHVRRDYLKALEEGRYSDLPEDVYTRNFVRLFAQAVGVPADRALEVYQRERQRAGGLSTLEERLEKERRGEPPGQPRRRGGGGFQLNPAVPTLLLVVALVALAVWGYNSLFFRGVPAPQPGEAGTAAPTPAPQAGSQPPGGLAAPIGGAGAPDGQAEGGSAGTAAQPVGGTVLLDVITNPPGARVSVDGFVLPGVTPIRAVPVTARAGRTLEVTLDGYRTVEQRFDLTESRTVELDLTAVAAGPEAESTASVPVGATEIVIVIKATSWLEVYRGSARNEGERLVYTTAAPGQTYRFTLPVYVHAGNAAGVEVTLGDGVPFAMGSSGAVVGRAFQAQ, from the coding sequence ATGAGCCCGGACGACACGGCCAGGCGCCTCCCCGCCAACGGCCCGCACGAGACGCTGCACCCGCCGGCTCGCGCCGGCGGACAGGACGAGCTTGGCACGCTCTTCCGCCAGGCGCGGCAGGCGCAGGGCCTCGAGCTCAAGGACGTCGCGGAGCTGACGCACGTGCGTCGCGACTACCTCAAGGCGCTCGAGGAGGGCAGGTACTCCGACCTGCCGGAGGACGTCTACACGCGCAACTTCGTGCGCCTCTTCGCTCAGGCCGTCGGCGTGCCCGCCGACCGGGCGCTCGAGGTCTACCAGCGCGAGCGGCAACGCGCCGGCGGCCTCTCCACCCTGGAGGAGCGTCTGGAGAAGGAGCGGCGGGGCGAGCCGCCAGGGCAACCGCGACGGCGTGGGGGCGGCGGATTCCAGCTGAACCCGGCCGTCCCCACGCTGCTGCTGGTGGTGGCCCTCGTGGCGCTCGCCGTCTGGGGTTACAACTCGCTCTTCTTCCGCGGCGTGCCGGCGCCGCAGCCGGGCGAGGCCGGCACGGCCGCGCCGACCCCCGCGCCCCAGGCGGGGTCGCAGCCCCCCGGCGGGCTGGCGGCGCCCATCGGCGGCGCCGGAGCCCCCGACGGGCAGGCGGAAGGGGGTTCGGCCGGGACCGCAGCGCAGCCCGTGGGCGGCACGGTGCTCCTCGACGTCATCACCAACCCGCCGGGGGCGCGGGTGTCGGTCGACGGCTTCGTCCTCCCGGGCGTGACCCCGATCCGCGCCGTACCCGTCACAGCGCGCGCGGGTCGCACGCTCGAGGTCACCCTCGATGGCTACCGGACGGTCGAGCAGCGCTTCGATCTCACCGAGAGCCGCACCGTCGAACTCGACCTGACGGCCGTCGCGGCGGGGCCCGAGGCGGAGTCCACCGCGAGCGTCCCGGTCGGCGCCACCGAGATCGTCATCGTCATCAAGGCCACGAGCTGGCTCGAGGTCTACCGTGGGTCGGCCCGCAACGAGGGGGAGCGGCTCGTGTACACCACCGCCGCCCCCGGTCAGACCTACCGCTTCACGCTGCCCGTCTACGTCCACGCGGGCAACGCGGCGGGCGTGGAGGTGACCCTCGGCGACGGCGTGCCGTTCGCGATGGGATCCTCCGGCGCGGTGGTGGGACGGGCCTTCCAGGCGCAGTGA
- a CDS encoding DMT family transporter yields the protein MPPNPPHRRVFAVLGVALAAVSFAAIFIRWADAPGVVVALYRMLVAAAVMAPLTLRGLRRKPFTRVGARTTLLAGVMLALHFATWITSLTYTTVAASVSLAATAPLWVALLAWAFQRRPPSALTLLGALIAVAGAAVIGYADAGAASG from the coding sequence ATGCCGCCCAACCCGCCCCACCGACGCGTCTTCGCGGTACTGGGAGTGGCGCTGGCGGCCGTGTCGTTCGCCGCCATCTTCATCCGCTGGGCCGACGCCCCCGGCGTGGTGGTGGCCCTCTACCGCATGCTTGTCGCAGCGGCGGTGATGGCCCCCCTGACCCTGCGGGGCCTGAGGCGCAAGCCGTTCACGCGGGTCGGCGCGCGGACCACCCTCCTCGCCGGGGTGATGCTGGCCCTCCATTTCGCCACCTGGATCACGTCGCTCACCTACACCACGGTCGCCGCCAGCGTGTCGTTGGCCGCCACGGCGCCCCTGTGGGTGGCGCTGTTGGCGTGGGCGTTCCAGCGGCGCCCGCCGAGCGCGCTGACGCTGCTCGGCGCCCTGATCGCGGTGGCGGGGGCGGCCGTCATCGGCTACGCCGACGCGGGAGCCGCGAGCGGC
- a CDS encoding ABC transporter ATP-binding protein: MSATDLTRTYAARSGQVPALSGVTVTFHPGRLTAIKGPSGSGKSTLLNLLAGLDRPTAGAVRLGETDLSTLDETRLAALRLHRFGFVFQSFNLLPVLTSWQNVAFPMGLAGVDAATRRAKAMRLLERFGLVGRAAHLPAMLSGGERQRVGLARALVNDPDVLFADEPTGNLDSRSGEVVLAALAEVAAEGRTVIIVTHDLRIAERADAVLELLDGRVVGADGAITARGHAHDG, from the coding sequence CTGAGCGCCACCGACCTGACGCGGACCTACGCCGCCAGGAGCGGCCAGGTGCCCGCCCTGAGCGGCGTGACGGTGACCTTCCACCCGGGCAGGCTGACGGCCATCAAGGGGCCGTCCGGGTCGGGGAAGTCGACGCTGCTCAACCTCCTCGCGGGCCTCGACCGCCCCACGGCGGGCGCGGTGCGGCTCGGGGAGACCGACCTCTCCACGCTAGACGAGACGCGGTTGGCGGCGCTGCGCCTACACCGCTTCGGCTTCGTGTTCCAGTCGTTCAACCTGCTGCCCGTCCTGACGAGCTGGCAGAACGTCGCCTTCCCCATGGGCCTGGCCGGAGTCGACGCCGCCACCCGGCGCGCCAAGGCCATGCGGCTGCTGGAGCGGTTCGGCCTGGTCGGCCGCGCCGCGCACCTGCCCGCCATGCTGTCGGGCGGCGAGCGCCAACGGGTCGGCCTGGCGCGAGCGCTCGTCAACGACCCCGACGTGCTGTTCGCGGACGAGCCGACGGGCAACCTCGACAGCCGCAGCGGCGAGGTCGTCCTCGCGGCGCTCGCCGAGGTGGCCGCCGAGGGGCGAACGGTCATCATCGTGACCCATGACCTGCGGATCGCCGAGCGCGCCGACGCCGTGCTCGAGTTGCTCGACGGTCGCGTCGTCGGCGCGGACGGCGCCATCACGGCTCGCGGCCACGCCCACGACGGCTAG
- a CDS encoding ABC transporter permease — MSRAAPAVTFGLALASLGQRPVRTSLTAVGIAVAVAGAIVFLSLGEGIRRVFADQLANLGPDIQVTYGPASGDFFPTTPDLPGHYLQDLTAAAPALGIRSVVPVLVYLRGGFSPSSSFVIEGLPAAVDLGELFHGATAHAGRGLVPSDEGAAVAVVGSSAAERGGLDVGSPLRLNPTTSLEVVGIVGAGGGLLDNLIVVPLTTLQAALGVTDRYSLLAVSSERPERAEAVAAAVRERFPALGARTSSELFAQVNASLRVSDVVRLGISAIALIVGAIAVANTVMMSVFERTREFGVIRAVGARPRFLFGLVLTESALLAVAGAAVGVLLGGLGVRAVNHLAYDYVGLHVALLTPRLVAFAVLVALAMGLLSGLVPAARAARLGVAAALARE; from the coding sequence ATGAGCCGGGCGGCACCCGCCGTCACGTTCGGCTTGGCGCTCGCCTCCCTCGGTCAGCGGCCGGTGCGCACGTCGCTCACGGCGGTCGGCATCGCCGTCGCCGTGGCGGGGGCCATCGTCTTCCTGTCGTTGGGCGAGGGGATCAGGCGCGTCTTCGCGGACCAGCTCGCCAACCTCGGACCCGACATCCAGGTCACGTACGGCCCCGCCTCCGGCGACTTCTTCCCCACCACGCCGGACCTCCCGGGCCACTACCTGCAGGACCTGACGGCCGCGGCGCCGGCGCTAGGGATCCGTTCGGTCGTGCCCGTCCTCGTCTACCTCCGCGGCGGCTTCAGCCCCTCGTCGTCGTTCGTGATCGAGGGGTTACCGGCCGCCGTCGACCTTGGCGAGCTCTTCCACGGCGCGACGGCGCACGCCGGGCGCGGCCTGGTGCCGAGCGACGAGGGGGCGGCCGTGGCCGTCGTCGGCTCGAGCGCGGCCGAGCGTGGCGGCCTCGACGTCGGCTCGCCGTTGCGGCTGAACCCGACCACCAGCCTCGAGGTGGTGGGGATCGTCGGCGCCGGCGGCGGGCTCCTCGACAACCTCATCGTCGTGCCGCTCACGACGCTGCAGGCGGCCCTGGGAGTGACTGACCGCTATAGCCTCCTGGCCGTCTCGAGCGAGCGGCCGGAGCGCGCCGAGGCGGTGGCGGCGGCGGTTCGGGAGCGCTTCCCGGCCCTGGGCGCGCGGACGAGCTCGGAACTCTTCGCTCAAGTCAACGCCAGCCTGCGCGTGTCGGACGTCGTGCGCCTCGGCATCAGCGCCATCGCCCTGATCGTCGGCGCGATCGCGGTGGCCAACACGGTCATGATGAGCGTCTTCGAGCGCACGCGGGAGTTCGGGGTGATCAGGGCGGTGGGGGCGCGGCCCCGCTTCCTCTTCGGGCTCGTGCTCACGGAATCCGCCCTCCTTGCCGTGGCCGGCGCGGCCGTCGGTGTCCTCCTCGGCGGCCTCGGCGTACGCGCCGTGAACCACCTGGCGTACGACTACGTCGGGTTGCACGTGGCGCTGCTCACGCCCAGGCTGGTGGCGTTCGCCGTGCTGGTGGCGCTCGCCATGGGCCTGCTCTCGGGACTCGTGCCCGCGGCGCGCGCCGCGCGCCTGGGCGTGGCCGCCGCCCTCGCGCGCGAGTGA
- a CDS encoding pseudouridine-5'-phosphate glycosidase, protein MKPATPPKAICCSHGKTVDSSTFTGRGYHGAGGRPKAPSPARRPPGRGACRCGNIGGVTSAPFRLSPDVAAALARRAPVVALESTVVTHGLPRPQNLELARRLEAVVREEGAVPATVGILGGEVRVGLTDADLDRLAGGGADKASTWNLAALVAAKRDAGTTVATTLYAAHRAGIKVFATGGIGGVHDTPFDESADLGALAAHRVLTVCAGPKSILDARATVERLETLGVPVVGYRSRSLAGFVVRETDVALPAGVETPAEAAAVLLAQEALDLPAGVVLSNPVSVGLETGDFAAYLERARAGARSQGVTGRDTTPYLLAKLAELSGGATMTVNLRLLEENARLAAHVARAYQHAAAEPAT, encoded by the coding sequence ATGAAGCCGGCGACGCCCCCGAAGGCGATCTGCTGCAGCCACGGGAAGACGGTCGACAGCTCGACGTTCACCGGCCGAGGTTACCACGGTGCCGGTGGCCGCCCCAAGGCGCCCTCCCCTGCGCGGCGACCTCCCGGGCGCGGCGCGTGCCGCTGCGGTAACATTGGCGGCGTGACCTCCGCTCCGTTCCGCCTCTCGCCCGACGTGGCGGCGGCGCTGGCGCGCCGCGCGCCGGTGGTGGCGCTAGAGTCCACCGTCGTCACGCACGGCCTGCCGCGCCCCCAGAACCTCGAGCTCGCAAGGCGCCTCGAGGCCGTCGTCAGGGAGGAGGGCGCGGTGCCAGCCACCGTCGGCATCTTAGGCGGCGAGGTCCGCGTCGGCCTCACCGACGCCGACCTCGACAGGCTGGCGGGTGGCGGGGCCGACAAGGCCTCCACCTGGAACCTCGCCGCCCTCGTCGCCGCCAAGCGAGACGCCGGCACCACGGTCGCCACCACCCTCTACGCCGCCCACCGCGCCGGCATCAAGGTGTTCGCCACCGGCGGCATCGGCGGCGTTCACGACACGCCGTTCGACGAGTCCGCCGACCTGGGCGCCCTCGCCGCGCACCGGGTGCTCACCGTCTGCGCCGGACCCAAGAGCATCCTCGACGCGCGCGCCACCGTCGAGCGCCTCGAGACGCTCGGCGTGCCCGTGGTCGGTTACCGTTCGCGCAGCTTGGCCGGTTTCGTCGTCCGCGAGACGGACGTCGCCCTGCCCGCCGGGGTGGAGACGCCCGCGGAGGCAGCGGCCGTGCTGCTCGCCCAGGAGGCCCTCGACCTGCCCGCCGGCGTGGTGCTGAGCAACCCCGTGAGCGTCGGGCTCGAGACCGGCGACTTCGCCGCGTACCTGGAGCGGGCCCGCGCCGGCGCGCGGTCCCAGGGCGTGACCGGCCGCGACACCACTCCCTACCTGCTGGCGAAGCTCGCCGAGCTGTCCGGCGGCGCCACCATGACCGTGAACCTCCGCCTCCTCGAGGAGAACGCCAGGCTGGCGGCGCACGTGGCGCGCGCGTACCAGCATGCCGCGGCCGAGCCCGCCACATGA
- a CDS encoding DMT family transporter produces the protein MSGGAAGGRPLLGDGLALTGAAAAGAYLLLGRHAQAHGLGLQAYAGSAYAVAALVLAPLPLVVGAPYLGYPSATYLAVIALALVPQLVGHTGINYAAKHLDTTLVASALLLEPIGAGLLALLLFREQPAPLTVVGAAVLLVGVAVTSRAQAQRRPRAREARAAGR, from the coding sequence GTGAGCGGCGGCGCCGCGGGTGGGCGCCCCCTGTTGGGCGACGGCCTCGCCCTGACCGGGGCGGCCGCCGCCGGCGCCTACTTGCTGCTCGGCCGGCACGCGCAGGCGCACGGGCTCGGCCTGCAGGCGTACGCCGGCTCCGCCTACGCCGTCGCCGCGCTCGTGCTGGCCCCGTTGCCGCTGGTCGTCGGGGCGCCCTACCTCGGCTACCCGAGCGCCACGTACCTCGCCGTGATCGCGCTGGCGCTGGTGCCGCAGCTCGTCGGTCACACGGGCATCAACTACGCGGCCAAGCACCTCGACACCACCCTCGTCGCGTCGGCGCTGCTCCTCGAGCCCATCGGCGCGGGGCTGCTGGCGCTGCTCCTCTTCCGCGAGCAGCCCGCCCCGCTCACGGTCGTCGGCGCCGCCGTCCTCCTGGTCGGGGTGGCGGTGACGTCGCGGGCGCAGGCGCAGCGCCGGCCGCGGGCGCGGGAGGCGCGGGCCGCCGGGCGCTAG
- a CDS encoding CarD family transcriptional regulator, whose protein sequence is MGDQVVLPPYGVGVVAGTTERTVAGANQKYYQVEFPNGTSRAYVPVAAPQGAGLRAALTKDEVQSVLERLQNGRITLPKQWAARHRKVTDLLTTGDPYQIATLASELRRWDLERGLPDLDRQAYRRALRLLAGEISAVLGISQQEARVLMDAGEEDELN, encoded by the coding sequence ATGGGTGACCAGGTCGTGCTACCACCTTACGGCGTGGGTGTCGTCGCGGGCACCACGGAGCGCACGGTAGCCGGAGCGAACCAGAAGTACTACCAGGTCGAGTTCCCCAACGGAACGTCTCGCGCTTACGTGCCGGTCGCCGCTCCTCAGGGCGCCGGCCTGCGCGCCGCCCTGACCAAGGACGAGGTCCAGAGCGTGCTGGAGCGGCTCCAGAACGGTCGCATCACGCTCCCGAAGCAGTGGGCCGCACGTCACCGCAAGGTCACCGACCTCCTCACCACGGGCGACCCGTACCAGATCGCCACGCTGGCGAGCGAGCTGCGCCGCTGGGACCTCGAGCGCGGACTCCCGGACCTCGACCGGCAGGCCTACCGGCGCGCCCTGCGCCTCCTCGCGGGCGAGATCAGCGCCGTGCTCGGCATCAGCCAGCAGGAGGCGCGCGTCCTGATGGACGCGGGTGAGGAAGACGAACTCAACTGA
- a CDS encoding beta-glucosidase: MNVFPDDFLWGVSTSAYQIEGASAAGGKGESIWDRFVRRPGAIVDGSTGDVATDHLARYQEDVELLRRLGARVYRFSVSWPRWFPTGRGRAAPAGAAFYDRLVDELLEAGIEPWVCLYHWDLPQALQDLGGWGQRDCAHYFADYAGAVARRLGDRVRTFFMLNEPNAHALLGHLVGMHAPGASDLATYLAAVHHQNLAVGLGVARLRTEEVGLRLGTIVQLQPVEAPHGPGGPREEDVAAAGLADAAYNRCSLDPLLLGRYPESVAGFFEPVARSGDDALIQQPIDVLGVNHYTLERVRAGGGPLGLEIVPPGPGEEVTLSGWRVAPHALERVLLDLRDSYGNPTVVITENGAAFGAAHAAGAAGSGAADRRRIDYFSRYLRAVADAIAAGCDVRGYLAWTLVDNFEWADGYTRPFGVVALDRATLRRTPKASFAYLRRVFGGGGLEPVD; this comes from the coding sequence GTGAACGTCTTCCCTGACGACTTCCTATGGGGCGTGTCGACCTCGGCCTACCAGATCGAGGGGGCGAGCGCGGCGGGCGGCAAGGGCGAGTCGATCTGGGACCGGTTCGTGCGGCGGCCAGGGGCGATCGTCGACGGCAGCACGGGCGACGTCGCGACAGACCACCTGGCCCGCTACCAGGAGGACGTGGAGCTGCTACGCCGGCTCGGGGCGCGGGTCTACCGCTTCTCCGTCTCCTGGCCGCGCTGGTTCCCGACCGGGCGTGGACGCGCGGCTCCGGCCGGCGCCGCGTTCTACGACAGGCTCGTCGACGAGCTGCTGGAGGCCGGCATCGAACCGTGGGTCTGCCTCTACCACTGGGACCTGCCGCAGGCGCTGCAGGACCTCGGCGGCTGGGGCCAACGCGACTGCGCCCACTACTTCGCGGATTACGCGGGCGCGGTCGCCCGCCGCTTGGGCGACAGGGTGCGCACGTTCTTCATGCTCAACGAACCGAACGCGCACGCCCTCCTCGGCCACCTGGTGGGCATGCACGCTCCGGGCGCCAGCGACCTGGCCACGTACCTGGCGGCCGTGCATCATCAGAACCTCGCGGTGGGGCTGGGCGTGGCGAGGCTGCGCACGGAGGAGGTCGGGCTGAGGCTCGGCACGATAGTGCAGTTGCAGCCCGTCGAGGCCCCGCATGGCCCGGGCGGGCCGCGCGAGGAGGACGTGGCCGCCGCGGGCCTGGCGGACGCGGCCTACAACCGCTGCAGCCTCGACCCGCTCTTGCTGGGGCGCTACCCGGAGAGCGTGGCCGGCTTCTTCGAGCCGGTCGCCCGGAGCGGGGACGACGCCCTCATCCAGCAGCCGATCGACGTCCTCGGCGTCAACCACTACACGCTGGAGCGGGTGCGGGCCGGGGGTGGGCCGCTCGGGCTGGAGATCGTGCCGCCGGGACCCGGCGAGGAGGTCACCTTGTCCGGGTGGCGGGTCGCGCCCCACGCGCTCGAGCGCGTGCTCCTCGACCTGCGGGACTCGTACGGCAACCCGACCGTGGTGATCACGGAGAACGGCGCCGCCTTTGGCGCTGCCCACGCCGCCGGCGCGGCGGGGTCGGGCGCGGCGGACCGGCGCCGGATCGACTACTTCTCTCGCTACCTGCGGGCGGTGGCCGACGCCATCGCGGCGGGTTGCGACGTCCGCGGCTACCTGGCCTGGACCCTCGTCGACAACTTCGAATGGGCCGACGGGTACACGCGCCCGTTCGGGGTGGTGGCGCTCGACCGCGCCACCTTGCGCAGGACCCCCAAGGCGTCCTTCGCGTACCTCAGGCGCGTCTTCGGGGGCGGCGGCCTAGAGCCCGTCGACTGA
- a CDS encoding pre-16S rRNA-processing nuclease YqgF, which yields MIVALDPGRNLGVAYVTPAGELERGLVIEPAALAELELPEAATVLVGDGTGSREVLAALAARGVTAELVGERGTSLEGRDLYFAAHPPRGLARLVPRGLLSPPGPIDDYAAFAIALRWLGRSQAERRA from the coding sequence ATGATCGTGGCACTGGACCCCGGCAGGAACCTGGGCGTGGCGTACGTGACGCCGGCCGGGGAGCTCGAGCGCGGGCTCGTGATAGAGCCCGCCGCGCTCGCCGAGCTGGAGTTGCCGGAGGCCGCCACGGTCCTGGTCGGTGACGGCACCGGCAGCCGGGAGGTGCTGGCGGCGCTGGCGGCACGCGGCGTCACGGCGGAGCTGGTGGGTGAGCGGGGCACCAGCCTCGAGGGTCGCGACCTCTACTTCGCCGCGCACCCGCCGCGAGGCCTGGCGCGGCTAGTGCCGCGCGGGCTGCTCAGCCCGCCCGGACCGATAGACGATTACGCCGCCTTCGCCATCGCCCTGCGCTGGCTGGGTCGCTCCCAAGCGGAACGCCGCGCCTGA